CGCGGCACCGACGGCGAGGATGATACCCCACGCGAGGAACAACCCGGGGAACGCGGTCACGCGGTCGACGTACGGGACGGTCACGGACGTGGACTCCGCGAGCGCGTAGTAACTCCCGAAGGAGAGCCAGAAGCCGACCGTCACGACGCCCCCGCCGAGGACGGTTCGTCGCGTGGGTGAACGGACGATGTGGGCCACGACGAGCGCGAGGAGCGTCAGGCCGAGGACGAGCGTCGACAGGACGTGAAACGGCGGGAAGACGAAGAGGAAGAGGAGAGAGAGCACGCCCCACGCGCGGCTTCCCCGTCGCCCGGAGAGCCACGAGTGGATCGCGAGGACCGCGAGCGGGAGGAGGACGTACGCCATCACCTCCTCGTCGGCCACCATCGTCCGGCGCAGGTAGATCCCGTCGACGGCCAAGAGTAGCCCCGTCGCGATCGTCGCGACCGTCACGCGACGGCGCGACCAGCCGAACGACCCGGCGACGTGGCGCGCGAGGGCGATCCCGACGAATACGCCGCCGACGCCGACGAGCGACGAAAGCGGCTGGGTGAGCCGAATCGGAACCACCCCGAGGACGCCCGACACCACGGCGATGAGGCCGGTGTAGACGAAGCTGTCGACGCGGAACTCGCTGATGGGGTACGAGCCGGTCGCGAGCGCCTCCCGAGCGAACCACGCGTACTGGAAACCGTCGAGGGTCGCGGGGTGGGGGCTCCAGTACAGCGGGACGATGCGAGCCAGGGCCGCGAGCGCGAGGAGGGCGACGATCGCGAGCGTGCGCCGGCCGCGGAGACTGGCGCCGTGCGACGAGCCGAAGGCATTGCTCATCGACGACCGGGTGTCGGACCGCGTCGGGTTGGTTCGGTCGCGGTCGTACTCAGTCATCGGCCGTCGCCTCCGAACGCGAGGACCGTCCGCCGACGGTCTGACTGGGAGGGCGGCGCTGCACCGGCTTCAGGAGCGTCGCGGGCGAGACGGAGACGAGCGAGACCGTGGCGACGGCCACGCTGACGAGCGCGAGCAAGAGCGCACAGGTCGCCGCCGCGACTAGCAGTGCGGGCGAGAACGTGGGACGGAGGGCGACGCCGAACAGCCGCAGTTCGCCGAGCGTAAGCAAACCCCAGACGATGGCCGTGGCGAGTCCCACCGCGAGCACCGTGCTCACGCCGCCGACGCGGAGGGCGTCGCCGAGGACGAGCCGGTAGATCCCGCCCGGCGAGGCACCGACCGCGCGGCGCACGCCGATCTCGTCGCGTGCGGCGTGGATACTCCTGGCGAACGACGCGGTCGTCGCCCCGATCGTCATCACGCTCACCAGGAGGACCATCGAGGCGACGAGCACGCGGATGTTGCCGAAGACGATGCTGACCGCCTGTGCGATGCCGCCTCCGCTCGACTGCCGACCGCTGCTCGCGAGCGCCGCGGCCAGCCGTTCGTCACCCTGGACTTCGTACGTCGTCGAAGTCGTGTTCCGCCCGTTCTGAAGCACGGAAACGGTGTAGCTGCCCGCGGGACGGTACGGCAAGCGGACGCGGAATCGGTCGGTCCCACCTGGGGGGACCGTCAGATCGCGTTCGGCGACACGGTCGGCGTGGAGGAGGGTCACGGTACGCGTGACCGGTTGCCGCCAGGGGTTCTTCAGCGTGACGACGGCCGCCGGTCGGGTCGCGATCGAGGGCTGTTCGGGCGAGATGGAGACGGACGCGACCAACTCACGGTCGAACTGCGGGTCGACATCGACGGTCGTCCGGGCCCGTGAGTCCCCGGTCGTCGCGTCCAGCGTGTAGTTCCCGGTGTCGGGGAACGAAACACGGGCGACGCCGTCGTCGTTCGTCTGCCAGGTCTGGTTCGCACCGGCGAGGCTGACGGTCGCACCCGAAACCGGCTGACCGTTCCGCGTCACGACCACGGCCGGCTGCCCGTCGATCGGGATCCGCTCGGGGACCTCGATCGCCAGCCCGTCGTCCGACGCCTGGCCGACCTCGACCGTCTGGGTGACACCCCCCACCTGTAGTTCGTACGCACCGTCCGGGCGCGGGGGGAACGTGGCCGCGACGCGCTGTTGTCGACCCGAGTCGATGTCGAGATCGACGCGCCGTGTGTCGTCGCCGAGTCGAACAGCGACAGGTCCCTCGACGGGCGAGAGCCCGTAGTTCTGCAGCCTGAGTTGCACCCGCGTCTGGGTGTCGTTCGACTGGATCTGCGTGTCGAGCACGGAGATCGTCGGGCCCGCGCTGTCGGTCTCCGAGAGCGCCTCCGTTCTGACGAAGTTGACGACGCCGTCGCCTCGTCCGGTGAGGCTGCTGGCCGTCTCCAGCGAGACGAGAAGCTGGTCGTCTTGGATCCCCCGGCCAGTGAACACGCCGACGACCTGCACTCGGGTGAACGCCGGCACCGTACTCCCCCCGAGGGTGAGCCTGTCACCGACCTCGACGCCGAGCGTCTGGCGCAGGTCCGCACCGATCACGGCTTCGTCGGGGGCCCGGGGTGTTCTCCCGCGAACGATCGTCGGATCGGAGAGCGAGGCGTACGCGGGGTAGTCGACACCGCGGACGACGAAGGGTTCGTTCCCGACCGTCTCGAACAGCAGGAGTTCGGGACTCGCGGTGACGCCCTGCTGTTGGAGCGTTTCGGCGTACGAGGCGGGCACGCTACTGGCGATCGGGTGCGGGGCGTCGGCCTCCGTGATGGTCTGTTCGTCGGCCGCCGTCAGCGGCGTGATGACGCTCCCGGCCGCGGCGATCAGCAGGACGAACAACACGAACACCGCAAGCGTCGCAGTCGACGGGACGAGCGCGTCCCACCCGAGGATCGTCGGCCGGACCCGCCGGCGAACAGCCGTGGGAATCACGCGACTGAGGACGCCCGACCGGTCGTCGGGCGTCGGTCGGTCCGGGCGCACGACGGTCGCCGGCGGTGGTCGGACGGCCGGGCGGGCAGCGAGGACGCCGGCGAGTCCGCCGACGAACACGAGCACGACGCTGATGGGGACCAGCAACCGGGCCGCCCCCGACGAGACCGCGACAGTCAGCGAGGTGGGCGCGCCGGCGAAGACGGCCGCGTTGACGACGCTCCGGACGAGCACGAGCCCGACCGCGTAGCCGAGCGCGACGCCGACGGCCGAAAGGAGCGCCGCGCGGACGCCGAACAGCGCGTAGACACGGAGGGGCGTCGCGCCGGTCGACCGAACGACGGAGATCGTCTCACGGCGGTCTTCGACAGCGACCCGCGTGACGCTGAAGGCCGTGACCGCGACGAGCACACAGCCCGCGAGGCTCATGACGAGGAGGAGATCGACGAGTTGTCGCGTCCCGAGGACGAAAAACGCGAGCGCCGAGAGGAGGGGGACGGCGTCGCCCGGCGGCGTGGTCTGGGCGTCGAGCGTGGGCGTGACGACGAACGCGCCCGTCGAGCCGAGGCGATCGACGGTGTCGACGCTCGTGACGTACCACCGGTCGGGGACCACCTGCCCCTCGGGACGCGGTGTGAGGGTGACGCGCTCCGCCCCGGATGGTGCCTCGACCGTCCGCTCGACCGATCCGGGCTGGTTCGCCGCGGCGAGCGTCCCCGACTGCCCCTGTGGGAACTCGAAGGTGCGCTCGCGGACGCTCAGCGTCGGGAGTGCCGACGGGACGCCGACGACGGTTCGCTCGCTCCCGCCGACCGTGACGGTCGTCGTCGGGAGGACGAACGCGTCCGCCCCTGCCGCGGTCCGTGCCCCGTCGGCCGACGAGTAATGTTCGACCGTTGCCTGGCTCCCCAGACCGGTCGCGATCGCGGTCGTCTGGCTGCCCATCGCGAGTCCGAGCAGTGTGACTCCCGTCAGGAACGCGATGGTGACGGCGACGACGAGGACTGCCAGTCGGTCACGCCGTGACCAGCGGAGGACGAGCGCCTGACGATATCCCATTCGATGGAAAACAGTCGCGGTGACAGGAATAAAAGTGTACCAGATCGGACGGGACGGTCAGGGCGGCGTGTTCGTGACGGTGTGCCGACGATCGTACGAGCCCCTGCGACGCGTGGTGTCGATCGTCGCGTTCAGCGTCTCAGCGGGTCGAATCCGCGCAATTGGAGTGTCGTGGGAACCGAAGGGGACTTCGGCGCTGGTCGCGAATCGAGTCTCGAATGCTCCCCTGGGCCCACGCGGCGTTTGGCTATCTCCTCTTTACTGGAAAAAGTGGGGTCCGCCCCGCCGGCGTTCCCGTCCTCGCACTCGCCTTCGGCACCCAGTTTCCGGACCTCGTCGACAAGCCACTCGCGTGGACGTTCGGTGTCCTGCCATCGGGTCGAAGCCTCGGCCACTCCGTGTTCGCGCTGGTCGTGATTTGCGGCCTGCTGTACGTGGTCGTGAGCGAGTCCAGACGGCGTGAACTGCTCGCGTTCGCCATCGGCTACGCGTCGCACCTGCTCGGTGACGGGATCGCACCTGCCGCCGAAGGAGAGTTCGCACAGTTCGGCTTCCTGTTCTGGCCGCTCACGTCCGCTCCGCTTTCGGACGAGGGCATGGCGTTCATCGATTTCTTCACCACGCTCGAGTTCTCCGGGTGGTTCGTCTTCGGCGTCGGTCTCACCCTCCTCGGACTCTTCGTCTGGGCCCGAGACGGATATCCGGGCGTCCGCGACGTCCTCCTTCCACTGATCACGGGGAGCGTCGACGATCACGACATCAGGTCGTGAACGGCTCCGAGTCGCCGCGTCGATAGCGGTTCCTCTGAGATGGGAGGGTTGCACAACACGACACGATACGCGGGACGACGGGAACTGCGACCGCACACGAGGGGAGCTGGTTCACGAGCGACGTGAGTGAGGACCGAGACGGCAGACACTGACGATGTCGGCTCTGAGAACGGTCGACTGACATCCCGCATTGCTCCGCGCTAGTGAAGGACCCTCGCGACGACCAGGCCGAGCAGCGCACCAGCGCCGTCAGACCCGGATATCTACGGTAGTGATATTAAAATCCGATAATTGATATTAAATTCGATAGCATCTGGTTTCTTGATGCGACTGTGAAACGCGAACAAGTGTCTACGCTGGTAGCGCGGGGACGAAAAGAGCGGAACCGCTCGACCGGACTATCGCCGTGCGCGGGCGGCGAGTCCACCCACCACGAGCAGGGCGAAGAGCAGCGGGAGCGCACCGACCGGAAGTTGCGTATCGGTCGTCTCCGTGCTCGCGTCCGTCGAATCGGCCGGCGTCGAGGTGTCGCCCTCGTCGTCGGTCGACATCGTCTCGGCGGTCGACGTCGAGTCGCCCATCGAATCTCCGTTCTCGCCTGGGGAATCGGTCGACGGTGCGGTCTCCGTCTCGGTCGCGGTCTCCGTCGCGGTCGACGTCTCCGTCGACGCGTCGTCAGCACCGCCACCACCAGCACCACCGCCACCGCCCCCACCGCCGCCTGCGGCGTCCTCATCGTC
This Salinigranum marinum DNA region includes the following protein-coding sequences:
- a CDS encoding FtsX-like permease family protein, producing the protein MGYRQALVLRWSRRDRLAVLVVAVTIAFLTGVTLLGLAMGSQTTAIATGLGSQATVEHYSSADGARTAAGADAFVLPTTTVTVGGSERTVVGVPSALPTLSVRERTFEFPQGQSGTLAAANQPGSVERTVEAPSGAERVTLTPRPEGQVVPDRWYVTSVDTVDRLGSTGAFVVTPTLDAQTTPPGDAVPLLSALAFFVLGTRQLVDLLLVMSLAGCVLVAVTAFSVTRVAVEDRRETISVVRSTGATPLRVYALFGVRAALLSAVGVALGYAVGLVLVRSVVNAAVFAGAPTSLTVAVSSGAARLLVPISVVLVFVGGLAGVLAARPAVRPPPATVVRPDRPTPDDRSGVLSRVIPTAVRRRVRPTILGWDALVPSTATLAVFVLFVLLIAAAGSVITPLTAADEQTITEADAPHPIASSVPASYAETLQQQGVTASPELLLFETVGNEPFVVRGVDYPAYASLSDPTIVRGRTPRAPDEAVIGADLRQTLGVEVGDRLTLGGSTVPAFTRVQVVGVFTGRGIQDDQLLVSLETASSLTGRGDGVVNFVRTEALSETDSAGPTISVLDTQIQSNDTQTRVQLRLQNYGLSPVEGPVAVRLGDDTRRVDLDIDSGRQQRVAATFPPRPDGAYELQVGGVTQTVEVGQASDDGLAIEVPERIPIDGQPAVVVTRNGQPVSGATVSLAGANQTWQTNDDGVARVSFPDTGNYTLDATTGDSRARTTVDVDPQFDRELVASVSISPEQPSIATRPAAVVTLKNPWRQPVTRTVTLLHADRVAERDLTVPPGGTDRFRVRLPYRPAGSYTVSVLQNGRNTTSTTYEVQGDERLAAALASSGRQSSGGGIAQAVSIVFGNIRVLVASMVLLVSVMTIGATTASFARSIHAARDEIGVRRAVGASPGGIYRLVLGDALRVGGVSTVLAVGLATAIVWGLLTLGELRLFGVALRPTFSPALLVAAATCALLLALVSVAVATVSLVSVSPATLLKPVQRRPPSQTVGGRSSRSEATADD
- a CDS encoding metal-dependent hydrolase, translated to MLPWAHAAFGYLLFTGKSGVRPAGVPVLALAFGTQFPDLVDKPLAWTFGVLPSGRSLGHSVFALVVICGLLYVVVSESRRRELLAFAIGYASHLLGDGIAPAAEGEFAQFGFLFWPLTSAPLSDEGMAFIDFFTTLEFSGWFVFGVGLTLLGLFVWARDGYPGVRDVLLPLITGSVDDHDIRS